A window from Leptothermofonsia sichuanensis E412 encodes these proteins:
- a CDS encoding Uma2 family endonuclease encodes MAQPTTESLRWTIADLDLLPDNGTRYEIIDGELFMTRAPRWKHQKVANNICAALNNCSELATLGEATTTPGIVFSETDNVIPDVVWASYTRLETLLDEAEHLTGAPELIVEVLSPGADNERRDREVKLKLYTLQGVQEYWIVNPRLQQVQIFRRQRAILELVATLLIADEITSPLLPGFSCPVAAFFH; translated from the coding sequence ATGGCCCAACCCACAACCGAGTCACTACGCTGGACGATCGCCGATCTGGATCTGCTTCCAGACAACGGTACTCGTTACGAAATTATTGATGGTGAACTGTTCATGACTCGTGCCCCTCGCTGGAAGCATCAAAAAGTGGCAAACAACATTTGTGCCGCACTTAACAATTGTTCTGAACTGGCAACCTTGGGAGAAGCGACCACAACTCCAGGAATTGTCTTTTCTGAAACGGATAACGTAATTCCTGATGTCGTTTGGGCAAGTTATACCCGGTTAGAGACTTTACTGGATGAAGCAGAACATTTGACTGGGGCACCAGAGTTAATTGTGGAGGTGCTGTCCCCTGGAGCAGACAATGAGCGGCGCGACAGAGAAGTGAAGCTGAAACTCTATACATTACAGGGCGTTCAGGAATACTGGATTGTCAACCCACGGTTACAGCAAGTCCAGATTTTTCGACGGCAACGGGCTATCTTAGAACTGGTCGCAACTCTGCTCATAGCCGATGAAATCACCTCTCCCCTGCTTCCTGGATTCAGTTGTCCCGTTGCTGCATTTTTCCATTAG